Proteins encoded in a region of the Triticum dicoccoides isolate Atlit2015 ecotype Zavitan chromosome 3A, WEW_v2.0, whole genome shotgun sequence genome:
- the LOC119267364 gene encoding uncharacterized protein LOC119267364 has translation MCFLIHYTFFHPNVIVKGMGNPLCMALVYRSLRCMKLLIKAGADVNCKGCAMTPLLFATWRGGYTNYIQFLLKAGADPNIPDDLGRLPIEFAAVRDCKEEVEMLFPLTSPIPNVRNWSIEGVISYAKIEEKKPMEQKHVERRMAFLKLQANMAFKQKEYKLASQLYGLAIDHAESATLYANRSVCKLLMGDGEGALSDALRCRMLRPDWAKACYRQATAHMLLKEYKQACDALLDAQKLDPGNAEIERELR, from the exons ATGTGTTTCTTAATACACTATACCTTCTTTCACCCTAATGTCATTGTCAAAGGTATGGGAAATCCTCTGTGTATGGCTCTTGTTTACCGTTCATTGAGGTGCATGAAGCTACTCATTAAG GCTGGTGCAGATGTTAATTGCAAGGGTTGTGCTATGACTCCTTTATTGTTTGCTACGTGGCGAGGAGGTTATACCAACTACATTCAGTTCCTATTGAAGGCTGGAGCAGATCCTAATATTCCTGATGAT TTGGGTAGGTTGCCAATAGAGTTTGCTGCGGTGCGTGATTGCAAGGAAGAAGTTGAAATGTTGTTTCCTTTGACTTCCCCAATTCCAAATGTCCGAAACTGGAGTATCGAGGGAGTAATTTCTTATGCAAAAATTGAAGAAAAAAAGCCAATG GAGCAAAAGCACGTTGAAAGAAGAATGGCTTTCTTAAAGTTACAGGCTAATATGGCATTCAAGCAGAAGGAGTATAAGTTGGCATCACAGTTATATGGTTTG GCAATAGATCATGCAGAGAGTGCAACACTGTATGCAAACAGGAGTGTTTGTAAACTGCTCATGGGTGATGGTGAAGGTGCTTTGTCAGATGCTCTCAGGTGCAGAATGCTGCGTCCTGATTGGGCAAAAGCTTGCTATCGCCAAGCTACAGCTCACATGCTACTCAAG GAGTATAAACAAGCCTGTGATGCTCTCTTGGATGCACAAAAGCTGGATCCTGGGAATGCTGAAATTGAGCGTGAACTACGGTAA
- the LOC119267365 gene encoding boron transporter 4-like produces MDLLGNPFKGVVADVKGRASWYRDDWVAGLRTGFRILAPTMYIFFASALPVISFGEQLSNETDGILSTVETLASTAICGIIHSILGGQPLLIVGVAEPTIIMYTYLYKFAKKQPDLGEQLYLAWAGWVCIWTAIMLFLLAMFNASNIISRFTRVAGELFGMLITVLFLQQAIKGIVSEFSMPKDDEISDPSSPIYQFQWIYVNGLLGVIFSIGLLYTALKTRRARSWLFGIGWLRSFIADYGVPLMVIVWTAFSFALPSKVPSGVPRRLFSPLPWESISLRHWTVAKDLFSVPPTYIFAAIVPALMVAGLYFFDHSVASQLAQQKEFNLKKPSAYHYDILVLGFMVLLCGLLGIPPSNGVLPQSPMHTRSLAVLKGQLLRKKMLQTAKEGMSNRASSLEIYGKMQEVFIQMDSNMNANSVDKDLKSLKDAVLREGDEEGKLAGEFDPSKHIEAHLPVRVNEQRLSNLLQSLLVGGCVGAMPVIKMIPTSVLWGYFAYMAIDSLPGNQFWERLQLLCIGASRRYKVLEGPHASFVESVPSRTISAFTVFQFVYLLICFGITWIPVAGILFPLPFFIMILIRQHLLPKFFEPNDLRELDAAEYEELEGVPHEQTPEEDGSNSGSCDSRDDSEILDELTTNRGELKHRSVSHPEERHLQIHSNAVQPSV; encoded by the exons ATGGATCTACTAGGGAACCCTTTCAAGGGGGTCGTCGCCGATGTCAAAGGGAGAGCGTCTTGGTACAGGGACGACTGGGTTGCAGGGCTCCGAACTGGCTTCAG GATATTGGCACCTACCATGTATATATTCTTTGCCTCCGCACTCCCTGTCATCTCCTTCGGAGAGCAGCTGAGCAACGAAACAG ATGGTATCCTGAGCACAGTTGAAACTTTGGCATCTACGGCGATATGTGGGATAATACACTCTATTCTTGGAGGGCAGCCACTGTTGATCGTTGGAGTTGCTGAACCTACTATTATCATGTATACGTACCTTTACAAGTTTGCCAAGAAGCAGCCAGATCTGGGAGAACAGCTATATTTGGCTTGGGCTGGATG GGTCTGCATTTGGACTGCTATCATGCTCTTTCTGCTGGCCATGTTCAATGCTTCCAACATTATAAGCAGGTTCACGAGGGTTGCAGGAGAGCTTTTTGGTATGCTTATCACCGTCCTCTTCCTGCAACAAGCTATCAAG GGAATTGTAAGCGAGTTCAGTATGCCCAAAGATGATGAGATTTCTGACCCCAGCTCACCCATATACCAGTTCCAGTGGATTTATGTCAATGGCCTACTTGGTGTTATATTTTCCATTGGCTTGCTGTACACTGCACTGAAGACTAGGCGTGCAAGGTCATGGCTGTTTGGGATAG GATGGCTTAGAAGCTTCATTGCCGATTATGGTGTACCACTGATGGTGATTGTGTGGACAGCATTTTCATTTGCACTACCAAGCAAAGTCCCTTCAGGAGTGCCTAGGAGGCTCTTCAGTCCACTTCCCTGGGAGTCAATCTCACTGAGACATTGGACCGTAGCAAAG GATTTGTTTTCTGTCCCTCCAACATATATATTCGCAGCCATCGTGCCTGCTTTGATGGTCGCAGGACTTTATTTCTTTGATCACAGTGTAGCTTCACAGTTGGCTCAGCAAAAGGAATTTAATTTGAAGAAGCCTTCGGCCTACCATTATGACATTTTGGTACTTGGATTTATG GTCCTACTATGTGGTTTGCTTGGCATTCCTCCATCAAATGGAGTACTTCCTCAGTCCCCAATGCATACCAGAAGCCTTGCTGTCCTCAAGGGGCAG ttgctacgcaaaaagatGCTTCAAACTGCCAAAGAGGGCATGTCAAACCGTGCGAGCAGTTTGGAAATATATGGCAAGATGCAGGAAGTGTTCATCCAAATGGACAGCAACATGAAT GCTAATTCTGTTGACAAGGACTTGAAGAGCTTGAAGGATGCTGTGCTGCGGGAAGGTGACGAAGAAGGGAAATTGGCTGGAGAATTTGATCCTAGCAAACATATCGAAGCACATTTGCCTGTTCGCGTGAATGAACAGAGACTAAGCAACCTGCTGCAATCATTACTTGTTGGTGGGTGTGTTGGAGCCATGCCGGTTATCAAGATGATACCGACTTCGGTCCTCTGGGGTTACTTTGCCTATATGGCCATTGATAGCCTACCTGGGAACCAGTTTTGGGAAAGGTTGCAGCTTCTGTGCATTGGAGCAAGCCGACGCTACAA GGTCTTGGAAGGCCCCCATGCATCTTTCGTGGAGTCAGTGCCTTCAAGAACAATATCTGCCTTTACGGTCTTCCAGTTTGTGTATCTCCTGATATGCTTCGGCATAACATGGATACCAGTAGCAGGGATCCTCTTCCCGCTGCCTTTCTTCATTATGATTCTCATCAGGCAACACCTACTCCCAAAGTTCTTTGAGCCCAATGACTTGCGGGAACTGGACGCAGCTGAGTACGAAGAACTTGAAGGTGTCCCACATGAACAAACACCG GAGGAAGATGGCTCAAATTCAGGAAGCTGTGACAGCAGAGACGACTCTGAAATATTGGATGAGCTCACAACAAACCGTGGAGAGCTGAAGCACAGATCCGTAAGCCATCCTGAAGAAAGGCACCTTCAG ATCCACTCAAATGCAGTTCAGCCAAGCGTGTGA